Proteins encoded by one window of Brachionichthys hirsutus isolate HB-005 unplaced genomic scaffold, CSIRO-AGI_Bhir_v1 contig_919, whole genome shotgun sequence:
- the LOC137914840 gene encoding cholecystokinin receptor-like, translated as MDLCARNETPTYPECVGQTDALLNGSGNLETNDTDGNVSTFLTPHRVAQKDGDHTLRILLYSLIFFLSVIGNLLIIVVLTANKRMRTVTNTFLLSLAVSDLMMALFCMPFTLIPNILKDFIFGAAMCKIVSYLMGISVSISTFSLVAIAIERYSAICNPLKSRVWQTRSHAYRVIAATWVLAFLIMIPYPIISHLDSFKRADNTTAHQCRHMWPLATAEQTWYILLLLVLFAIPGLVMIVAYGLISRELYRGIHFEIGHRKDCPDVKNGLTSAVSTGSDDGDGCYVNVAQRPRSMEMSTMTSSTRKAKVEGPRSNTSEAKLEAKKRVIRMLVVIVVLFFLCWMPLYCANTWRAFDDVSAKQALSGTPMAYIHLLSYISACVNPIIYCFMNTRFRKALLATFSCCAALCRRCRHRGLQDNDEDVMATGASLSKFSYTTVSTMGTC; from the exons ATGGACCTGTGTGCGCGCAATGAGACACCGACGTACCCAGAGTGCGTCGGACAGACTGACGCGCTGCTGAACGGATCTGGGAACTTGGAGACAAACGACACCGACGGCAACGTCTCCACATTCCTCACACCGCATCGCGTGGCGCAGAAAG ATGGGGACCACACTCTGCGGATCCTGCTCTACTCGCTCATCTTCTTCCTGAGTGTAATTGGCAACCTGCTCATCATTGTGGTGCTGACGGCCAATAAACGAATGCGCACCGTCACCAACACCTTCCTGCTGTCGCTGGCTGTCAGTGACCTCATGATGGCGCTCTTCTGCATGCCCTTCACCCTCATCCCCAACATCCTCAAGGACTTCATctttggagctgccatgtgcAAGATAGTGTCCTACCTTATGG GTATATCAGTGAGCATCTCCACATTTAGCCTGGTTGCCATAGCAATTGAGCGTTACAGCGCAATCTGTAATCCTCTGAAGTCTCGGGTGTGGCAGACCCGGTCTCATGCCTATCGAGTGATTGCTGCTACATGGGTGCTGGCCTTCCTCATCATGATTCCATATCCAATCATCAGTCACTTGGACTCTTTTAAGCGCGCTGACAACACCACTGCTCACCAGTGTCGCCACATGTGGCCCCTCGCAACGGCAGAGCAAACGTG GTATATTCTGCTTCTTCTTGTGCTGTTTGCGATCCCAGGGTTGGTGATGATTGTGGCTTATGGACTAATTTCCAGGGAACTTTATAGAGGCATCCACTTTGAGATAGGCCACAGAAAGGACTGTCCTG ATGTGAAGAATGGACTTACCTCAGCAGTGTCCACCGGCAGCGATGATGGAGATGGATGTTACGTTAATGTTGCCCAGCGGCCGCGATCAATGGAGATGTCCACCATGACTTCATCCACCAGGAAGGCCAAGGTAGAAGGACCACGCAGTAACACATCCGAAGCGAAGCTGGAGGCCAAGAAGCGCGTTATCCGCATGCTGGTGGTCATTGTTGTCCTGTTCTTTCTGTGCTGGATGCCACTTTACTGTGCCAACACCTGGCGGGCTTTTGATGACGTCTCTGCCAAACAGGCCCTCTCTGGGACGCCTATGGCTTACATCCATTTGCTGAGCTATATATCTGCCTGCGTCAACCCAATTATTTACTGCTTCATGAACACACGTTttcgcaaagctctgcttgccACGTTCTCATGCTGCGCCGCGCTTTGCCGTCGCTGCCGTCATCGCGGGCTTCAGGATAACGATGAGGATGTCATGGCAACGGGAGCATCCTTGTCCAAGTTCAGCTATACCACCGTCAGCACCATGGGAACCTGCTGA
- the LOC137914845 gene encoding Na(+)/H(+) exchange regulatory cofactor NHE-RF3-like: MSGYKPRLISLTKRPGSTFGFFLRLEQGEDGHLIRSLDMGGQAELAGMKDGDRILRVNGKFVDGLLHSEVVDLVRNSGVSVTFHILDEASYKHLKTQGVDLSNPQSPLAANGAAEQAPKPKFCYLIKSKLGYGFSLRSGKDEPGFFMTEVVPGKVAHMAGVKGKDRVLEINGETVEESSHDQIVEKIKLSGDGLMILLADEEAQEYYKNKPVKIGSWLATIKYLPHKPRSINIINGSDGYGFLLREDPRQTGHFMKAIDKGGPADRAGMKEADRLVAVDGKDVEKCSHEQVVDMIRQSGRTCSFLVVDKETDQMFKLGKVSPVVFCEDAKTSSSPPSYSEALNLPTPSSSSLAPQVTKEGLKPKLCTMEKTSGGFGFHLNSIQGVCGQYIMEVVKGGAADRAGLEDEDIVVEVNGVNVEKNSHEEVVAMIKRSESTLEMLVADRSAYDQLTAKGVAITRRLLGKTSYAQVHSEESPGTSLEDNLKAAGAREAVRERTSSSSSEGSIDVKL; the protein is encoded by the exons ATGTCCGGGTACAAGCCCAGGTTGATTTCCTTGACCAAGAGGCCGGGTAGCACTTTCGGCTTTTTCTTGAGGCTGGAGCAGGGCGAGGACGGCCATCTGATCCGCTCCCTGGATATGGGCGGTCAAGCTGAGCTGGCTGGCATGAAGGACGGAGACCGCATCCTGCGGGTTAACGGAAAGTTTGTTGATGGGCTGCTCCACTCAGAG GTGGTGGACCTGGTGAGAAACAGCGGCGTGTCGGTCACATTTCACATCCTGGACGAAGCTTCCTATAAGCATCTCAAAACGCAGGGAGTGGACCTGTCCAACCCGCAGAGCCCACTCGCTGCTAACGGCGCGGCCGAACAGGCGCCGAAACCGAAATTCTGCTACCTGATCAAGTCCAAACTGGGTTACGGGTTTTCTCTTCGCTCAGGCAAAG ATGAACCGGGGTTTTTCATGACAGAGGTGGTGCCGGGAAAAGTGGCTCACATGGCGGGGGTTAAAGGCAAAGACCGTGTGCTGGAGATCAACGGGGAGACCGTGGAAGAATCCTCACACGATCAAATCGTGGAAAAGATCAAGTTGTCCGGCGACGGCCTGATGATCCTGCTGGCCGACGAGGAAGCACAAGAATACTACAAGAACAAGCCCGTGAAGATCGGATCGTGGTTGGCCACCATCAAGTACCTTCCACACAAGCCACGCTCCATCAACATCATCAACGGATCCGACGGCTACGGCTTCCTGCTCCGGGAGGATCCCAGGCAGACAG GCCATTTCATGAAGGCTATAGACAAGGGGGGtccagcagacagagcaggcaTGAAGGAGGCAGACAGACTAGTCGCTGTCGATGGCAAGGATGTGGAGAAGTGCAGCCATGAGCAGGTGGTGGACATGATCAGACAGAGCGGCAGGACATGCAGCTTCCTCGTGGTCGACAAAGAGACAGACCAGATGTTCAAGCTG GGGAAAGTGTCTCCTGTGGTTTTCTGTGAAGACGCGAAGACTTCCAGCTCACCACCCAGTTACAGCGAGGCCCTCAATTTACCGACTCCCAGCAGCTCGTCCTTAGCTCCCCAGGTAACGAAGGAGGGGCTCAAGCCGAAGCTGTGCACAATGGAGAAGACCTCAGGTGGCTTTGGCTTTCACCTGAACAGCATCCAGGGGGTGTGTGGGCAGTATATTATGGAG GTGGTGAAGGGCGGAGCGGCTGACAGGGCGGGTCTGGAGGACGAGGACATCGTGGTTGAGGTCAACGGGGTGAACGTGGAGAAGAACAGCCACGAGGAAGTGGTGGCAATGATCAAACGCAGTGAAAGCACGCTGGAGATGCTCGTGGCCGACAGGAGCGCCTACGACCAGCTCACGGCTAAAGGAGTGGCCATCACACGCCGGCTCCTCGGGAAAACGTCTTACGCCCAGGTTCATTCTGAAGAATCTCCCGGGACCAGTTTGGAGGACAATCTAAAAGCTGCAGGCGCCAGAGaagcagtgagagagagg ACCTCTTCTTCGTCATCTGAAGGCAGCATTGACGTGAAACTCTGA
- the LOC137914841 gene encoding OX-2 membrane glycoprotein-like produces MHSSRSLLQTVQLQCRVTAPARLEAPVEKPFTLTCSVSRDRGESLRQVRWLDVHNQTLLTHQPGLKGSVSGQQHVELASSPKDSSAITIRRVGFRDEGCYTCIFDMHPPGSKQGQTCLAVTSQVTGGSNVTAVRGKKALLSCSFGLPEKVQQILWRHSSARGDSTEVASFAKRSDAMIEPPYQGRVWLSASLSDSQLAIQPVAIQDEGCYTCLYTLPDREKSARVCLTIYVLPKPQVSYKTTSPGVIEANCTSASRPPAEIVWNVERDNRTLGPPVTTHLPQDDGTTLVISTLSVQSGLLKDVSVKCLVHHKGLESPIAVSMNTKIGTALTILISVTTVAALLVMSLCFCLWKCFLRKEGETSILKVYIRQ; encoded by the exons atgca cagcagcaggagtttgCTGCAAACAGTCCAGCTCCAGT GCAGGGTGACAGCGCCGGCGCGTCTGGAAGCTCCAGTGGAGAAGCCTTTCACTCTGACCTGCAGTGTTTCACGGGATCGCGGTGAGTCTCTGAGGCAGGTGCGCTGGCTGGACGTCCACAACCAGACACTGCTGACCCACCAACCCGGGCTGAAAGGCAGCGTGAGTGGACAGCAGCACGTGGAGCTCGCGTCCTCTCCGAAGGACAGCTCGGCGATCACCATCCGCAGGGTGGGCTTCCGGGACGAGGGCTGCTACACCTGCATCTTTGACATGCATCCGCCCGGTTCAAAGCAGGGACAGACCTGCCTCGCTGTTACCT CGCAAGTCACTGGCGGCAGCAACGTGACTGCGGTGCGAGGCAAGAAGGCCCTCCTGTCCTGCTCCTTCGGTTTGCCTGAAAAGGTGCAGCAGATCCTGTGGAGACATTCGTCTGCACGGGGAGATTCCACAGAGGTGGCCTCCTTTGCAAAGCGTAGCGACGCCATGATAGAGCCGCCGTACCAGGGGAGAGTTTGGCTCAGCGCCTCCCTGTCTGACAGCCAGCTCGCCATCCAGCCCGTCGCTATCCAGGACGAGGGATGCTACACCTGCCTGTACACGCTCCCCGACCGGGAAAAGAGCGCCAGGGTTTGCCTCACCATTTACG TGCTGCCCAAACCTCAGGTGAGCTACAAGACTACCTCTCCGGGTGTGATCGAAGCCAACTGCACCTCGGCGTCGCGCCCCCCAGCAGAGATCGTGTGGAACGTAGAGCGAGATAACCGCACTCTTGGGCCCCCCGTGACCACACATCTCCCCCAGGACGACGGGACCACTCTGGTCATCAGCACACTGTCTGTCCAATCTGGGCTGCTGAAAGACGTGTCCGTCAAATGCCTGGTGCACCACAAAGGGCTCGAGTCCCCGATCGCTGTATCCATGAACACAAAAA TTGGGACGGCTCTTACAATCCTGATCTCAGTAACGACCGTAGCAGCGCTGCTGGTCATGTCcctttgtttttgcctttggAAGTGTTTCCTGCGCAAAGAAGGTGAGACTAGCATTCTCAAGGTTTATATCAGGCAGTAG
- the LOC137914839 gene encoding Golgi pH regulator, with translation MSFLVDSVIMFTSQALFFGFGWLFSMRQLFKDYEVRQYIVQVVFSVTFAFSCTMFELIIFEILGALSSSSRYFHWKLNLHVILLVLIFVVPFYIGYFVVSNIRLLHRQRLLFACMVWFTFMYFFWKLGDPFPILSPKHGILSIEQLISRVGVIGVTLMALLSGFGAVNCPYTYMSYFLRNVTDSDILALERRLLQTMDMIVSKKKRIAMTRRQMYQRGEDQNKQTGFWGMIKSVTSPQAGSENLSLIQQEVDALEELSRQLFLETVDLQATKERIEYSKTFQGKYFNFLGYFFSIYCVWKIFMATINIVFDRVGKTDPVTRGIEITVNYLGIQFDVKFWSQHISFILVGIIIVTSIRGLLITLTKFFYAISSSKSSNVIVLVFAQIMGMYFVSSVLLMRMSMPLEYRSIVTEVLGELQFNFYHRWFDVIFLVSALSSILFLYLAHKQAPEKHMAL, from the exons ATGTCGTTTCTCGTGGACTCGGTCATCATGTTCACCTCACAG GCGCTGTTCTTCGGCTTTGGCTGGTTATTCTCGATGCGGCAGCTTTTCAAAGACTACGAG GTGCGACAGTACATCGTCCAGGTGGTGTTCTCTGTCACCTTTGCTTTTTCATGCACCATGTTTGAGCTCATCATCTTTGAGATTCTGGGGGCCTTAAGCAGCAG CTCCAGGTATTTCCACTGGAAGCTGAACCTCCATGTGATCCTGCTGGTTCTCATCTTTGTGGTGCCTTTCTACATCGGTTACTTCGTCGTCAGCAACATCCGCCTGT TGCACAGGCAGAGGCTTCTATTTGCTTGCATGGTGTGGTTCACCTTCATGTATTTCTTCTGGAAGTTGGGAGACCCGTTTCCCATCCTCAGCCCGAAGCACG GCATCCTGTCGATTGAGCAGCTCATCAGTCGGGTCGGTGTGATCGGGGTCACTCTCATGGCTCTGCTGTCTGGCTTTGGTGCTGTCAACTGTCCCTACACATATATGTCATATTTCCTTCG AAATGTAACAGACAGCGACATTCTCGCTCTGGAGAGGCGACTGCTTCAAACGATGGACATGATTGTCAGCAAGAAGAAACG GATCGCCATGACGCGGAGGCAGATGTACCAGCGTGGCGAAGATCAGAACAAACAGACCGGATTCTGGGGCATGATCAAGAGCGTCACCTCGCCTCAAGCAGGCAGCGAAA ACCTATCTTTGATCCAGCAGGAGGTTGATGCTCTGGAAGAGTTGAGTCGGCAACTCTTTCTGGAGACTGTGGATCTGCAAGCCACGAAG GAACGAATTGAGTACTCAAAGACATTCCAGGGGAAATACTTCAACTTCCTTGGCTACTTCTTTTCCATTTATTGTGTTTGGAAAATCTTCATG GCCACAATAAACATTGTGTTTGATCGAGTTGGAAAAACGGATCCAGTGACAAGGGGCATCGAAATTACCGTGAACTACTTGGGTATCCAGTTTGAT GTGAAGTTTTGGTCCCAACACATCTCTTTCATTTTGGTGGGAATCATAATCGTTACATCCATTCGGGGTTTACTCATCACCCTGACTAAG TTCTTCTATGCAATATCGAGCAGCAAGTCCTCCAATGTCATTGTGCTGGTCTTTGCTCAGATCATG GGGATGTATTttgtctcctctgtgctgctgatgcGTATGAGCATGCCGCTGGAGTATCGCTCCATCGTGACCGAGGTCCTCGGAGAGCTGCAGTTCAACTTCTACCACCGCTGGTTTGACGTCATCTTCCTGGTTAGCGCCCTGTCGAGCATTCTCTTCCTGTATCTGGCCCACAAGCAGGCGCCGGAGAAACACATGGCTCTCTGA
- the LOC137914842 gene encoding cell surface glycoprotein CD200 receptor 1-B-like, with the protein MRETMWIYAAFISLLSGAWSQGSGLKPGVVRHSAFNLGSDANLTCSNKTRAETFYVIWNLNLTDKFCKIAFSNDGRHENSCNDGKTLRDTASAQSFLHISNFSSDDVGTYTCQSAYKGGGDRHEFKVSITVPPSISSWLERRDNKLVAVCKAERGKPAANISWSHVLNSTTVETTLADSNGLFTVESHLKLPEGVDIEKLSCTIRHPYWPEEKILLPKLRKGYVPWLCVIIVVVVVVVFVVLIGIIFIVRKKQTLRRGQQSNNPASSKSSPSDNVEEVEPYASYVQRVNSIYNSSAELFTQHPAHASGSHLSAHT; encoded by the exons ATGAGGGAGACGATGTGGATTTATGCCGCGTTCATCAGCTTATTGTCTGGAGCATGGAGCCAAGGGTCAGGACTGAAGCCTGGGG TTGTCAGACATTCAGCTTTCAACTTGGGGAGTGATGCCAACTTGACATGCAGCAATAAGACCCGGGCAGAGACATTTTATGTTATCTGGAACTTAAATTTGACAGACAAATTCTGTAAGATTGCCTTTAGTAATGATGGACGGCATGAAAACTCCTGCAATGATGGCAAGACACTCCGAGACACGGCCAGCGCTCAGTCGTTCCTGCACATCTCAAACTTCTCGAGCGATGACGTGGGGACTTACACGTGCCAGTCGGCCTACAAAGGAGGAGGTGACCGTCATGAGTTCAAAGTTTCTATCACAG TCCCTCCCAGTATATCGTCCTGGTTAGAGCGAAGAGACAACAAGCTGGTGGCCGTGTGTAAAGCTGAAagaggaaaacctgcagccaaCATCAGCTGGAGTCACGTGTTAAACTCAACCACTGTGGAAACAACACTGGCTGATTCAAACGGGTTATTTACGGTGGAAAGTCATCTTAAACTCCCCGAGGGAGTGGATATAGAAAAGCTGAGCTGTACCATCCGCCACCCGTACTGGCCAGAGGAAAAGATTTTGTTACCAAAACTGAGAAAAG GTTATGTCCCTTGGCTGTGTGTCATtattgtggtggtggtggtggtggtcttTGTGGTCTTGATAGGAATTATATTTATTGTACGAAAGAAACAGACTTTGAG GCGAGGCCAACAGTCCAACAATCCAGCATCATCCAAATCTTCCCCG agTGACAATGTAGAGGAAGTGGAACCCTATGCCAGCTATGTTCAACGTGTAAACTCTATCTATAACTCATCTGCGGAGTTGTTCACACAGCATCCTGCACATGCTTCAGGATCACACCTTAGTGCACATACGTGA
- the LOC137914843 gene encoding cilia- and flagella-associated protein 91-like: MTAFMRGLPKFGPTFTNLAPHPACTLHMDPADPVPASGGPTGQGLNPNTRSWMKMEECHVTGADRWKYFNRPLIPYSHQLPPDVIFALPREDYLSTFKDNAERQPTHFTVGVQTDYRESETQTDPYSPEYAAQPGTTPSELLQLATLTWGHGLPAGLAEVELIQRARAKQAWEATLPPLNDLSQRDKRRSMMEEMEAAEWAFREGEIQKLQEARLAAWKDLLNRSDEAQKEVTRKRLDQVYSQHLKEKGRRQQKICNDCSRALRKLEAKRRNEKAKIEQLGRVRYNTDPKTYAPRDISTNRNPQNFGLKSYYLDTYEGLLKLEAGLSDSIREPQVKKPQPKVSREVIRPPPSAALKVMNKYEVSEKVREKPIRCLVKKEKPVPRPVSPRVEAPPQGEEDKELAVIHLQKLLRGRRVQYEMFVGKNNHMELIQELRTVHALQGEEQILQKADEEFVLSLKQQRDKSRHKTSLQEASRAGLVGAELGNLFDTLSKDLIRLQEERRIHAFTLLAERDRRLREAEESGRRQVEERRRREEDEIFRQVVQVQQETVDLYLEDIILETLEQTADQQAREEIHRRAREVNSVAEAMEESRNNLQSEEIVSELVYSFLIPEIQKISARQKVHQRQQRHLEAAQSILQGAAEHPGAAPIVGVSMSTCPDDGAAKQILEEVESSGEKERSRAELHSTQEED, encoded by the exons ATGACTGCTTTTATG AGGGGCCTGCCTAAGTTCGGGCCGACGTTCACTAACCTGGCCCCCCATCCAGCGTGCACCCTACATATGGACCCTGCTGACCCAGTACCGGCCTCTGGGGGCCCCACAGGCCAGGG ACTCAATCCAAACACTCGGTCGTGGATGAAAATGGAGGAGTGTCACGTGACCGGAGCTGATCGCTGGAAATACTTTAATCG ACCTCTGATTCCATATTCGCACCAGCTGCCCCCAGATGTGATTTTTGCCTTGCCAAG AGAAGATTATTTATCCACCTTCAAAGACAATGCGGAACGACAGCCGACCCACTTCACCGTGGGCGTCCAGACGGActacagagagagcgagacgcAGACAGACCCATACAGCCCCGAGTACGCGGCACAACCCGGGACAACGCCCTCAGAACTCCTGCAGCTGGCAACTTTGACTTGGG GTCACGGCCTGCCTGCAGGCCTGGCGGAAGTGGAGCTGATACAACGGGCACGTGCCAAACAGGCTTGGGAAGCCACCCTTCCTCCATTAAATGACCTTAGCCAGCGTGACAAAAGGAGAAGtatgatggaggagatggaggccgCAGAGTGGGCTTTCAGGGAGGGGGAGATCCAAAA GCTGCAAGAGGCTCGTCTCGCTGCGTGGAAGGATCTTTTGAATCGGAGCGATGAGGCCCAGAAAGAAGTAACGAGAAAGAGACTGGACCAGGTATATTCTCAGCACTTAaaggagaaggggaggaggcaGCAGAAGATTTGCAACGACTGCAGCAGAG caCTGAGAAAACTGGAAGCTaagaggagaaatgaaaaaGCGAAGATAGAGCAACTAGGAAGAGTCAGATACAACACAGATCCAAAGACGTACGCCCCTCGGGACATCTCCACCAACAGGAACCCCCAAAACTTTGGCCTTAAAAGCTACTATTTGGACACATATGAAG GCTTACTAAAACTAGAAGCAGGACTCTCTGACTCCATCCGTGAGCCACAAGTTAAAAAGCCCCAACCCAAAGTCAGCAGAGAAGTGATCAGGCCTCCTCCCAGCGCGGCGCTAAAAGTGATGAACAAATACGAG GTCAgtgagaaagtgagagagaagcCAATCCGTTGTCTTGTCAAGAAAGAGAAGCCTGTCCCTCGTCCCGTCTCTCCCAGAGTGGAGGCGCCGCCGCAG GGGGAAGAGGACAAAGAGCTGGCAGTCATCCACTTACAAAAACTACTGAGGGGAAGACGTGTCCAATACGAG ATGTTCGTGGGCAAGAATAACCACATGGAGCTCATTCAGGAACTGAGGACTGTCCACGCcctgcagggggaggagcagatCCTTCAGAAAGCTGACGAAGAGTTCGTCCTGAGCCTGAAACAACAGAGAGACAAATCCAGACACAAG ACGTCTCTACAGGAGGCGTCTCGGGCCGGACTGGTCGGCGCAGAGCtcggaaaccttttcgacaccTTGTCCAAGGACCTGATTCGTCTCCAGGAAGAGCGAAGGATCCATGCTTTTACACTATTGGCTGAGAGAGATCGTCGCCTCCGAGAGGCTGAGGAGAGCGGGAGGAGACAGGTGGAGGAGCGCAGGCGCAGAGAAGAAGATGAAATCTTCAGAcaa GTGGTGCAGGTACAACAAGAAACGGTGGATTTGTATTTAGAGGACATCATCCTCGAGACCTTGGAGCAGACAGCTGACCAGCAAGCCAGAGAGGAGATCCACCGGAGGGCAAGAGAGGTCAACAGCGTCGCTGAAGCAATGGAGGAAAG CCGGAACAACCTTCAGTCAGAGGAGATCGTGTCAGAGTTGGTTTACAGTTTCCTCATCCCGGAGATTCAGAAGATCAGCGCCCGACAAAAAG TTCACCAGAGGCAGCAGAGACACTTGGAGGCAGCTCAGAGTATTCTTCAGGGGGCTGCAGAGCATCCGGGGGCCGCTCCTATCGTGGGGGTCTCCATGTCAACCTGTCCTGATGACGGTGCTGCCAAGCAAATACTCGAGGAGGTGGAATCCAgtggagaaaaggaaaggagcagagcagagctgcaCTCAACCCAAGAAGAGGattaa